The Planifilum fimeticola genomic sequence CTCCTGCATGAACCCTTCCACCAGCTCCCAGGTCACCTCGCGGCCGTCCTCCAACTTGCCCTCGGGATGGCGAATCCACTGCCACAGCTGGGCCCGGGAGATTTCCGCCGTGGCCGCATCCTCCATCAGATTGTCGATGGCGACGGCGCCGTAACCCCGGAGCCATGCCTCCACGTACAAAAGTCCCACCCGCAGGTTGGTCCGGATCCCCTGTTCGGTGATGGGGCCCTCGGGGACGGCCACCAGATCTTTGGCGGTCACCCGGACATCTTCCCGCTTCTTGTGGATCTGATTGGGCGTGGGCATCAGCTCGTCAAAGATCTCCTTGGCCACGGGAACCAGCCCCGGATGGGCCACCCAGGTCCCGTCATGGCCGTCGGAAGCTTCACGCCGCTTGTCTTCCCGCACTTTGGCCATGGCCGCCTCGTTCTTTTCCGGGTCGTTCTTCACCGGGATCTGGGCGGCCATGCCTCCGATCGCCGGCGCCTCCCTCCGGTGGCACGTCTTGATCGTCAGCAGGGTGTAAGCCCTCATGAAGGGTACCGTCATCGTCACCTTGCTCCGGTCGGGGAGGATCACCTCCGGCCGATTGCGGAACCGCTTCAGATAGCTGAAAATGTAATCCCAACGGCCGCAATTCAAACCCGCGGAGTGTTCCCGCAGCTCGTAGAGGATCTCATCCATTTCGAAGGCGGCCATGATCGTCTCGATCAGCACGGTCGCCTTGATGGTGCCCCGGGGAATCCCCAGCTCATCCTGCGCAAAGTTGAACACGTCGTTCCACAGCCGGGCCTCCAGGTGGCTCTCCATCTTCGGAAGGTAGAAATAGGGACCCGTTCCCCGGTCGATCAATTCCTTGGCGTTGTGGAAGAAATACAGGCCGAAATCGAAAAGCCCGCCGGACATCGCATCCCCGTCGACGAACAGGTGCTTCTCTTCCAGGTGCCAGCCCCGGGGCCGAACGATCAGCGTGGCCACTTCATCCTTGAGGGCGTACTTCTTCCCCTCGGGGCTGACAAAATCGATCCGCCGGCGGATGGCGTCCCTCAGGTTGATCTGCCCTTGGATCACATTCTCCCAAGTGGGAGAGAGGGCGTCCTCAAAGTCGGCCATGAAGCATTTGGCTCCCGAATTGAGGGCGTTGATCACCA encodes the following:
- the aceB gene encoding malate synthase A, with protein sequence MTTTLSCPEGVEVKGRVTPEVAEILTPEALDFVARLERKFGDRRKELLARRAQRQERLDAGEMPDFLPETRSIREGSWTIAPLPKDLQDRRVEITGPAGDRKMVINALNSGAKCFMADFEDALSPTWENVIQGQINLRDAIRRRIDFVSPEGKKYALKDEVATLIVRPRGWHLEEKHLFVDGDAMSGGLFDFGLYFFHNAKELIDRGTGPYFYLPKMESHLEARLWNDVFNFAQDELGIPRGTIKATVLIETIMAAFEMDEILYELREHSAGLNCGRWDYIFSYLKRFRNRPEVILPDRSKVTMTVPFMRAYTLLTIKTCHRREAPAIGGMAAQIPVKNDPEKNEAAMAKVREDKRREASDGHDGTWVAHPGLVPVAKEIFDELMPTPNQIHKKREDVRVTAKDLVAVPEGPITEQGIRTNLRVGLLYVEAWLRGYGAVAIDNLMEDAATAEISRAQLWQWIRHPEGKLEDGREVTWELVEGFMQEELDRIREEIGEEAFEKGKFNEARELLTRLINQEQLAEFLTLPGYAYLD